The Acidimicrobiales bacterium nucleotide sequence GGTAGGCGATTCGGGGGCCCGCGGCCAGGCGGCGGGCACGATCCCTCACCTCGGTCTCGAAGACCTCTTGTGGGAACACCTCGTTGACGATCCCGAGATGCTCGGCCTCCTCTGCGGCCAGGCGTTCGGAGAAGTAGTAGAGCTCGCGTGCCTTGCCGCTCCCGACCAGCCGGGTCAAGAACCACGTACCGCCGTAGTCTCCGGCGAACGCGACTCGGGCGAAGGCCGTGGTGAGCACCGCTCCCGAGACCGCATATCGAAGGTCGCAGGCCAGAGCCATGGACAGGCCCGCGCCGGCTGCAGGACCGGGGAGCGCAGCAATCGTCGGCTTGGGCATCTCGTAGAGCCGCCCGCTGGTCGCCCGTTGATTGAGCCGCTGGATATGGATCATGGCGTCGAGCGAGGTGGGGGCACCATCGGTGCCCGACCCCTCGCTCGTCATGCCCTTCACGTCGCCTCCGGCGCAAAAGGCCCCACCGGCCCCGGTGAGCACGACGCAGCCGACGTCGTCGTTGATCTCGAGATCGGCCAGTACCCGGCCCATGGCATCCATCATGGCGTTGGACATGGCGTTCCGGCGCTCCGGTCGGTTCATCGTGAGCACGGCGATCCCATCCTCCACGTCGGCCAGGAGGTCACTCGTGCCGGTATCGATCTCGCTCATGCCTGCTCCTTCCCGGTTACCGGGACAACGATGAACCGAACGCCGCCGATCTCCGTCTCCACCTGACCGAGCGGGTGTGTCATCGCCAGCGTCAGTTCGGTGATGCCCTCTCCGTGCCCGTCGCCAAGATCGGTGAACCGCAGCTGCTGGCCATTGGCGCCGAGCACGACCGCTGCCGATTCGCCGTCGGCCCGCGCGGTCACGCCGAGCACCTCCGCCCACCGGCTGGCTGCGGCCAGGGGCACCGACACCTCGATGGTCAGGCCGACGATCCCTCCGGGCGGGTGCGGCGGAGCCGCGCCGGTCCATGTCGGACCCGCCCAGCGCCAGGACTCGGGCGG carries:
- a CDS encoding enoyl-CoA hydratase-related protein, with the protein product MSEIDTGTSDLLADVEDGIAVLTMNRPERRNAMSNAMMDAMGRVLADLEINDDVGCVVLTGAGGAFCAGGDVKGMTSEGSGTDGAPTSLDAMIHIQRLNQRATSGRLYEMPKPTIAALPGPAAGAGLSMALACDLRYAVSGAVLTTAFARVAFAGDYGGTWFLTRLVGSGKARELYYFSERLAAEEAEHLGIVNEVFPQEVFETEVRDRARRLAAGPRIAYRYMKENLNRAVNGELGECMDIEATHHIHTGLTEDHREAALAFVEKREPKFQGR